From a region of the Streptomyces tirandamycinicus genome:
- a CDS encoding ABC transporter ATP-binding protein codes for MNASSPSTPPAVELRGITKRFPGVVANHDIDITIGKGTVHALVGENGAGKSTLMKILYGMQKPDEGTITIDGRQVGFHSPADAIAAGIGMVHQHFMLADNLTVLENVVLGGEKLYGIGAKARNKIKEISDAYGLNIRPDVLVEQLGVADRQRVEILKVLYRGARTLILDEPTAVLVPQEVDALFDNLRELKAEGLTVIFISHKLGEVLSVADEITVIRRGTTVGTADPRTTTPKQLAELMVGSELPSPETRESTVTDVPMLDVDGLRLTATDPDGVVREVLDGITLTIHKGEVMGIAGVEGNGQTELIEALMGMRDPDGGVITLDGTDISHAPTRKRREDGIGYIPEDRHRHGLLLESPLWENRILGHVTERPNSVKGLLDLKAARKDTERIVREYDVRTPGIEVTAASLSGGNQQKLIVGREMSHHPKLLIAAHPTRGVDVGAQAQIWDQIREARREGLAVLLISADLDELIGLSDTLRVMYRGRLVADADPATITPEELGSAMTGAATGHLEHNENGEGR; via the coding sequence ATCAACGCGTCCAGTCCGTCAACGCCGCCGGCTGTAGAACTGCGCGGCATCACCAAGCGCTTCCCCGGCGTCGTCGCCAACCACGACATCGACATCACCATCGGCAAGGGCACGGTCCACGCCCTCGTCGGTGAGAACGGTGCCGGCAAGTCGACCCTGATGAAGATCCTCTACGGCATGCAGAAGCCGGACGAGGGGACCATCACGATCGACGGCAGGCAGGTCGGCTTCCACAGCCCGGCCGATGCCATCGCGGCCGGTATCGGCATGGTCCACCAGCACTTCATGCTGGCGGACAACCTCACCGTGCTCGAGAACGTCGTACTCGGCGGCGAGAAGCTGTACGGGATCGGGGCGAAGGCCCGCAACAAGATCAAGGAGATCTCCGACGCGTACGGGCTGAACATCCGCCCGGACGTCCTCGTCGAGCAGCTCGGCGTCGCCGACCGCCAGCGCGTCGAGATCCTCAAGGTGCTCTACCGGGGCGCCCGCACCCTCATCCTCGACGAGCCGACCGCGGTGCTGGTCCCGCAGGAGGTCGACGCGCTCTTCGACAACCTCCGCGAGCTCAAGGCCGAGGGCCTGACCGTCATCTTCATCTCCCACAAGCTGGGCGAGGTGCTCTCGGTCGCCGACGAGATCACCGTCATCCGCCGCGGCACCACCGTCGGCACCGCCGACCCGCGTACCACCACCCCCAAGCAGCTCGCCGAGCTGATGGTGGGCAGCGAGCTGCCCTCGCCGGAGACCCGCGAGTCGACCGTGACCGACGTGCCGATGCTGGACGTCGACGGGCTGCGGCTGACCGCGACCGACCCCGACGGCGTCGTCCGCGAGGTCCTCGACGGCATCACCCTCACCATCCACAAGGGCGAGGTCATGGGCATCGCCGGTGTCGAGGGCAACGGCCAGACCGAGCTCATCGAGGCGCTGATGGGCATGCGCGACCCCGACGGCGGCGTCATCACCCTCGACGGGACGGACATCTCGCACGCCCCGACCCGCAAGCGCCGCGAGGACGGCATCGGGTACATCCCCGAGGACCGCCACCGCCACGGCCTGCTGCTCGAATCGCCGCTCTGGGAGAACCGCATCCTCGGCCACGTCACCGAGCGGCCCAACAGCGTCAAGGGCCTGCTCGACCTCAAGGCGGCCCGCAAGGACACCGAGCGGATCGTCCGCGAGTACGACGTCCGCACCCCCGGCATCGAGGTCACGGCCGCGTCCCTGTCCGGCGGCAACCAGCAGAAGCTGATCGTCGGCCGCGAGATGAGCCACCACCCCAAGCTGCTGATCGCCGCCCACCCCACCCGGGGCGTGGACGTCGGCGCGCAGGCGCAGATCTGGGACCAGATCCGCGAGGCGCGGCGGGAGGGCCTGGCGGTGCTGCTGATCTCCGCCGACCTGGACGAGCTCATCGGGCTCTCCGACACCCTGCGGGTGATGTACCGCGGCCGGCTGGTCGCGGACGCCGACCCCGCCACGATCACCCCCGAGGAGCTGGGCTCGGCCATGACCGGCGCCGCCACCGGCCACCTCGAGCACAACGAGAACGGTGAGGGCCGATGA
- a CDS encoding ABC transporter permease, whose amino-acid sequence MKKFDKDRLLLGIAGPGLALVVAFLLTSVVLLVSDRDPIEPYRLMFQTAEFTDVQVNILNQAGTYYLAALAVAVGFRMNLFNIGVDGQYRLAVMLAAVVGASVELPGPLHILLIVIVAMLVGALWAGIAGILKTTRGVSEVVSTIMLNAIATSLIAWMILPANLGEQLPGSNDLTTGEIAESGWFPGLAMEGGTVYGFTLVAFALGIVYWFVLNRTRFGFDLRATGASESAAQASGVDSKKMILTAMLISGAMAGLVGMPLLLGQTHTYSLSFPAGVGFTGITIALLGRNNPIGIFFAALLISFIEKTSADLDQFGYEKEIATIMQGLIVISVVVSYELVRQYGLRRQQQKVGEELAAQARRNKEEVAL is encoded by the coding sequence ATGAAGAAGTTCGACAAGGACCGGCTGCTCCTCGGCATCGCCGGCCCGGGCCTCGCCCTGGTCGTGGCGTTCCTGCTCACCTCCGTGGTGCTGCTCGTCTCGGACCGCGACCCGATCGAGCCGTACCGGCTGATGTTCCAGACGGCCGAGTTCACGGACGTCCAGGTCAACATCCTCAACCAGGCCGGCACGTACTACCTCGCCGCGCTCGCCGTGGCCGTCGGCTTCCGGATGAACCTGTTCAACATCGGTGTGGACGGCCAGTACCGCCTCGCCGTGATGCTCGCCGCCGTGGTCGGCGCGTCCGTCGAACTGCCCGGCCCGCTGCACATCCTGCTGATCGTGATCGTCGCCATGCTGGTCGGGGCGCTCTGGGCCGGTATCGCCGGAATCCTGAAGACCACCCGCGGGGTCAGCGAGGTCGTCTCCACGATCATGCTCAACGCGATCGCCACCAGCCTGATCGCCTGGATGATCCTCCCCGCCAACCTCGGCGAGCAGCTGCCCGGCTCGAACGACCTGACCACCGGCGAGATCGCCGAGTCCGGCTGGTTCCCGGGCCTGGCGATGGAGGGCGGGACCGTCTACGGCTTCACCCTCGTGGCCTTCGCCCTCGGCATCGTCTACTGGTTCGTGCTCAACCGCACCCGCTTCGGCTTCGACCTGCGCGCGACCGGTGCCAGCGAGTCCGCGGCCCAGGCGAGCGGTGTCGACTCCAAGAAGATGATCCTCACCGCCATGCTGATCTCGGGCGCGATGGCCGGTCTCGTCGGTATGCCGCTGCTGCTGGGCCAGACCCACACGTACAGCCTGAGCTTCCCGGCCGGCGTCGGCTTCACCGGCATCACCATCGCCCTGCTGGGCCGCAACAACCCGATCGGCATCTTCTTCGCCGCGCTCCTCATCTCCTTCATCGAGAAGACCTCGGCCGACCTGGACCAGTTCGGTTACGAGAAGGAGATCGCGACGATCATGCAGGGACTCATCGTGATCTCGGTCGTCGTGTCCTACGAACTGGTCCGCCAGTACGGGCTCCGCCGCCAGCAGCAGAAGGTCGGCGAGGAACTCGCCGCCCAGGCCCGCAGGAACAAGGAAGAGGTTGCGCTGTGA
- a CDS encoding ABC transporter permease translates to MSESTSTVSMTSTAPRKGGGRPTLSLPVILLVIAAGLALFSLVRVISGANDLTSVGQVSGALQLAVPIGLAGLGGLWAERAGVINIGLEGMMIMGTWFGAWAGFQWGPWTGVLMGVVGGALGGLLHAIMTVTFNVNHIVSGVAINILAVGVTRYLSNFTFAEEPGGSSKQSPRIDQIPEITIPGLSEALADLQAKHWFFVSDLAGVLGGLVTDLSLLTVIALLLVPATWWILWRTGFGLRLRSCGENPVAAETLGVNVYKYKYIAVIASGALAGLGGAFLVIVSTGIYQEGQTGGRGYIGLAAMIFGNWMPGGMALGAGLFGFTDSLKLRGGAENVHAMLLLLAILLVLAFAWQLYKKKYWQGAISLAVAGMLFAWYGLTDALPSQFVDAAPYVTTLLVLALSAQRLRPPKADGQPYKKGQGK, encoded by the coding sequence ATGAGCGAGTCCACGAGCACGGTCTCGATGACGAGCACCGCGCCCCGGAAGGGCGGTGGACGCCCCACGCTGTCGCTGCCCGTCATCCTGCTGGTCATCGCGGCCGGTCTCGCGCTGTTCTCGCTGGTCCGCGTGATCAGCGGAGCCAACGACCTGACCTCGGTCGGCCAGGTCTCCGGAGCCCTCCAGCTGGCCGTCCCGATCGGCCTCGCCGGACTCGGCGGCCTGTGGGCCGAACGGGCCGGTGTGATCAACATCGGCCTCGAAGGCATGATGATCATGGGCACCTGGTTCGGTGCCTGGGCCGGGTTCCAGTGGGGCCCCTGGACCGGCGTCCTGATGGGCGTCGTCGGCGGCGCGCTCGGCGGCCTGCTGCACGCGATCATGACGGTGACGTTCAACGTGAACCACATCGTCTCCGGTGTGGCCATCAACATCCTCGCCGTCGGCGTCACCCGCTACCTGTCGAACTTCACCTTCGCCGAGGAGCCCGGCGGCTCCTCGAAGCAGTCCCCGCGCATCGACCAGATCCCCGAGATCACCATTCCCGGGCTCTCGGAGGCCCTGGCGGACCTCCAGGCCAAGCACTGGTTCTTCGTCTCCGACCTGGCGGGCGTGCTCGGCGGCCTGGTCACCGACCTCTCCCTGCTGACGGTCATCGCGCTGCTGCTGGTGCCCGCCACCTGGTGGATCCTCTGGCGCACCGGCTTCGGCCTGCGGCTGAGGTCCTGCGGTGAGAACCCCGTCGCCGCCGAAACCCTCGGCGTCAACGTCTACAAGTACAAGTACATCGCCGTGATCGCCTCCGGCGCGCTGGCCGGACTCGGCGGCGCCTTCCTCGTGATCGTCTCCACCGGCATCTACCAGGAGGGCCAGACCGGCGGCCGCGGCTACATCGGTCTCGCCGCGATGATCTTCGGCAACTGGATGCCGGGAGGAATGGCACTCGGCGCCGGGCTGTTCGGCTTCACCGACAGCCTCAAGCTGCGCGGCGGCGCGGAGAACGTCCACGCCATGCTCCTGCTGCTGGCGATCCTGCTGGTGCTGGCCTTCGCCTGGCAGCTGTACAAGAAGAAGTACTGGCAGGGCGCGATCTCCCTCGCCGTCGCCGGCATGCTCTTCGCCTGGTACGGGCTCACCGACGCGCTGCCCAGCCAGTTCGTGGACGCCGCCCCCTATGTCACCACCCTCCTGGTGCTCGCGCTGTCGGCGCAGCGCCTGCGGCCGCCGAAGGCCGACGGCCAGCCGTACAAGAAGGGGCAGGGCAAGTGA
- a CDS encoding cytidine deaminase, whose translation MTPGPAPAAEAGAVDWAALREAARDAMSHAYVPYSGYPVGAAALVDDGRTVSGCNVENASYGLSLCAECGLVSQLQASGGGRLTHFTCVDGNGDVLMPCGRCRQLLYEFGGPAMLLDTEAGVLPLSEMLPLAFGPQKLGPGKPGPEGFGPERPGPEKLG comes from the coding sequence GTGACGCCCGGCCCCGCCCCGGCCGCCGAGGCCGGCGCCGTCGACTGGGCGGCCCTGCGGGAGGCGGCGCGGGACGCGATGTCCCACGCGTACGTCCCCTACTCGGGCTACCCGGTCGGCGCGGCCGCCCTCGTCGACGACGGGCGCACCGTCAGCGGCTGCAACGTCGAGAACGCCTCGTACGGCCTGTCGCTGTGCGCCGAGTGCGGACTCGTGTCGCAGCTGCAGGCCTCGGGCGGCGGCCGGCTCACGCACTTCACCTGTGTGGACGGCAACGGCGACGTACTGATGCCGTGCGGCCGCTGCCGCCAGCTGCTGTACGAGTTCGGCGGGCCCGCCATGCTGCTGGACACCGAGGCGGGCGTCCTGCCCCTCTCCGAGATGCTGCCCCTGGCCTTCGGCCCGCAGAAGCTCGGCCCGGGCAAGCCGGGCCCGGAGGGATTCGGCCCCGAGAGGCCCGGCCCCGAGAAGCTCGGCTAG
- a CDS encoding thymidine phosphorylase, with product MDAISVIRTKRDRGELSPEQIDWVIDAYTRGEVADEQMSALAMAILLNGMNRAEIARWTAAMIASGERMDFSSLSRPTADKHSTGGVGDKITLPLAPLVAACGAAVPQLSGRGLGHTGGTLDKLESIPGWRALLSNEEMLRVLDTTGAVICAAGDGLAPADKKLYALRDVTGTVEAIPLIASSIMSKKIAEGTGSLVLDVKVGSGAFMKSIEDARELASTMVGLGTDHGVRTVALLTDMSTPLGLTAGNALEVRESVEVLAGGGPADVVELTLALAREMLDAAGVKDADPAKALADGSAMDVWRRMIAAQGGDPDAALPVAREQHVITAPASGVLTRLDAYEVGVAAWRLGAGRARKEDPVQAGAGVELHAKPGDEVTAGAPLMTLHTDTPEKFDYALRSLEGSFDIAAPGTAHEATPVVLERIA from the coding sequence ATGGACGCCATCTCCGTCATCCGCACCAAGCGCGACCGAGGCGAACTCTCCCCCGAGCAGATCGACTGGGTCATCGACGCGTACACCCGCGGCGAGGTCGCCGACGAGCAGATGTCGGCGCTGGCGATGGCGATTCTGCTCAACGGCATGAACCGCGCCGAGATCGCCCGCTGGACCGCCGCCATGATCGCCTCCGGCGAGCGCATGGACTTCTCGTCGCTGTCCCGTCCGACCGCCGACAAGCACTCCACCGGAGGCGTGGGCGACAAGATCACGCTCCCGCTGGCGCCGCTGGTCGCCGCCTGCGGTGCCGCCGTGCCCCAGCTGTCCGGCCGCGGCCTCGGCCACACCGGCGGCACCCTCGACAAGCTGGAGTCCATCCCCGGCTGGCGGGCGCTGCTGTCCAACGAGGAGATGCTGCGGGTCCTCGACACCACCGGCGCGGTCATCTGCGCCGCCGGCGACGGGCTCGCCCCCGCCGACAAGAAGCTCTACGCGCTGCGCGACGTCACCGGCACCGTCGAGGCGATCCCGCTGATCGCCTCCTCGATCATGTCCAAGAAGATCGCCGAGGGCACCGGCTCGCTCGTGCTGGACGTGAAGGTGGGCTCCGGCGCCTTCATGAAGAGCATCGAGGACGCCCGGGAGCTGGCCTCCACCATGGTCGGCCTCGGCACGGACCACGGGGTGAGGACGGTGGCGCTGCTCACCGACATGTCCACGCCGCTCGGTCTCACCGCTGGCAACGCCCTGGAGGTCCGCGAGTCCGTCGAGGTGCTGGCGGGCGGGGGCCCCGCCGACGTCGTCGAGCTCACCCTCGCGCTGGCCCGCGAGATGCTCGACGCGGCCGGCGTCAAGGACGCCGACCCGGCGAAGGCCCTGGCCGACGGTTCGGCGATGGACGTCTGGCGCCGCATGATCGCCGCGCAGGGCGGCGACCCGGACGCCGCACTGCCGGTCGCCCGCGAGCAGCATGTGATCACCGCTCCGGCCTCGGGTGTGCTGACCCGCCTCGACGCCTACGAGGTCGGTGTCGCGGCCTGGCGCCTGGGCGCCGGCCGGGCCCGCAAGGAGGACCCGGTGCAGGCGGGTGCGGGCGTCGAACTGCACGCCAAGCCCGGCGACGAGGTCACCGCGGGCGCCCCGCTGATGACCCTGCACACGGACACCCCCGAGAAGTTCGACTACGCCCTGCGGTCCCTGGAGGGCTCCTTCGACATCGCCGCACCGGGCACCGCCCACGAGGCGACCCCGGTGGTGCTGGAGCGCATCGCCTGA
- a CDS encoding Uma2 family endonuclease, producing the protein MSALSVDPPASHGQEWDDLVRLWEETDAPEGCKVEIIEGIVTVSPTPANSHNSVAQRVQRQLYTVIPEDWGVYQTLAVAIPSRLGMFIPDLVVAPEAALDEPGHYIPAAAALLVVEITSKSNANHDRIEKLHGYATAGVPLYLLLDSWHSGRPTATLYGQPRNAMYRALDTVKYGEGLRIPAPFDLTIDTGAFPAG; encoded by the coding sequence ATGAGCGCACTCAGCGTCGACCCACCGGCCTCTCACGGCCAGGAGTGGGACGACCTCGTCCGTCTCTGGGAGGAGACGGACGCGCCCGAGGGCTGCAAGGTGGAGATCATCGAGGGGATCGTCACCGTGTCACCCACGCCTGCGAACAGCCACAACAGCGTCGCCCAGCGGGTCCAGCGGCAGCTGTACACGGTGATTCCCGAAGACTGGGGCGTCTACCAGACCCTGGCCGTGGCCATTCCCTCTCGGCTTGGCATGTTCATTCCGGATCTGGTCGTGGCGCCCGAGGCGGCTCTCGACGAACCCGGCCACTACATCCCTGCCGCAGCCGCCCTGCTCGTCGTCGAGATCACCTCGAAGTCCAACGCCAACCACGACCGGATCGAGAAGCTGCACGGCTATGCGACGGCCGGAGTGCCCTTGTATCTGCTGCTCGACAGCTGGCACTCGGGGCGGCCCACAGCGACCCTGTACGGACAGCCCAGGAACGCCATGTACCGCGCGCTCGACACGGTGAAGTACGGAGAAGGGCTGCGCATCCCCGCCCCCTTCGACCTCACGATCGACACCGGCGCCTTCCCCGCCGGCTGA
- a CDS encoding STAS domain-containing protein, which translates to MDSVEQPIVLELGDRITPADVPLLCARLRRHTAADDGTGREVVCDAGRLAVADLTAVNAVARLRLTARRLGRELRLVNAGPELLALLALVGLDDGDPGWPAPVSPRS; encoded by the coding sequence GTGGACAGTGTCGAACAGCCGATCGTTCTGGAACTCGGCGACCGGATCACCCCGGCCGATGTGCCGCTGCTGTGCGCCCGGCTGCGGAGACATACCGCCGCGGATGACGGCACCGGCCGGGAGGTCGTGTGTGACGCGGGGCGGCTGGCCGTCGCCGATCTGACGGCCGTGAACGCCGTCGCACGGCTGCGGCTGACCGCGCGGAGACTGGGCCGGGAGCTGCGGCTGGTGAACGCCGGTCCCGAACTGCTCGCCCTGCTGGCCCTCGTCGGGCTGGACGACGGCGACCCGGGTTGGCCCGCGCCGGTCAGTCCCCGGAGCTGA
- a CDS encoding sigma-70 family RNA polymerase sigma factor, with translation MSDQATAQDLESGLEGYRKELTGYCYRMLGSAFEAEDAVQDTMVRAWKNLEKFEGRSSLRSWLYRIATNVCLDMLHAGNRRARPMDLTEATPVAQARLTARPEITWLEPVPDGRVLPSVADPADTAVERESIRLAFVAALQRLPAKQRAVLILREVLAWKAAEVAELLDTSVASVNSALQRARASLAEYAPSDSDPADPLDEEQQKLLERYVAAFEGYDMTALTALLHEDATMSMPPYDLWLRGHDDIVGWMLGVGEVCRGSKLVPTVANGSPAFAQYHPGQDGEGYEPWALIVLEVADGRIGAMDFFLDAKRWFPLFGLPERLSSGD, from the coding sequence ATGAGTGATCAGGCGACGGCACAGGACCTCGAATCCGGGCTGGAGGGCTACCGGAAGGAGCTCACCGGATACTGCTACCGCATGCTCGGCTCGGCCTTCGAGGCCGAGGACGCGGTCCAGGACACCATGGTGCGGGCCTGGAAGAACCTCGAGAAGTTCGAGGGGAGGTCCTCGCTGCGTTCCTGGCTGTACCGCATCGCCACCAACGTGTGCCTGGACATGCTGCACGCGGGAAACCGCCGGGCCCGTCCGATGGACCTGACCGAGGCCACCCCGGTGGCGCAGGCCCGGCTCACCGCCCGTCCGGAGATCACCTGGCTGGAGCCGGTGCCGGACGGGCGGGTGCTGCCGTCCGTGGCCGACCCGGCCGACACGGCGGTGGAGCGCGAGTCGATCAGGCTGGCGTTCGTCGCGGCGCTGCAGCGCCTGCCCGCGAAGCAGCGCGCGGTGCTGATCCTGCGGGAGGTGCTGGCGTGGAAGGCCGCCGAGGTCGCCGAACTCCTGGACACGTCCGTCGCCTCGGTCAACAGCGCGCTCCAGAGGGCCCGTGCCTCCCTCGCCGAGTACGCCCCCTCGGACTCCGATCCGGCGGACCCGCTCGACGAGGAGCAGCAGAAGCTGCTGGAGCGCTATGTCGCCGCCTTCGAGGGGTACGACATGACGGCGCTGACGGCGCTGCTGCACGAGGACGCCACCATGTCCATGCCGCCGTACGACCTGTGGCTGCGCGGCCACGACGACATCGTGGGCTGGATGCTCGGTGTCGGCGAGGTGTGCCGCGGCTCCAAGCTGGTCCCCACGGTGGCCAACGGGTCGCCCGCGTTCGCGCAGTACCACCCCGGCCAGGACGGCGAGGGCTATGAACCCTGGGCGCTGATCGTGCTGGAGGTCGCCGACGGCAGGATCGGCGCGATGGACTTCTTCCTGGACGCCAAGCGGTGGTTCCCGCTGTTCGGGCTGCCGGAGCGGCTCAGCTCCGGGGACTGA
- a CDS encoding L,D-transpeptidase family protein, giving the protein MRRRGGVALGVAGLVVPLSLALGAAPAQAASCTTSTGPYQKEVEKFMGLKVDGRQSPSDCKAIQTFQRWHGITPTIGYAGTVTWRTMSTILAQRAAGTTPNKAGACPTNKGRIACVDLTRQLSWIQDGAKLTYGPVPVRTGRDGAETRTGAKRIYYRSANHWSTLYKVWMPHSQFFDGGQAFHSVTKSMYNPPGSAGCVNMRPADAKAYWNLLRNGDDVHVYGRKPGT; this is encoded by the coding sequence ATACGGAGACGGGGTGGCGTCGCCCTCGGCGTCGCGGGGCTGGTGGTGCCGCTGAGCCTCGCGCTCGGCGCCGCACCGGCCCAGGCGGCGTCGTGCACGACGTCGACCGGGCCGTACCAGAAGGAGGTCGAGAAGTTCATGGGCCTGAAGGTCGACGGGCGGCAGTCGCCGTCGGACTGCAAGGCGATCCAGACCTTCCAGCGCTGGCACGGGATCACCCCGACCATCGGCTACGCGGGTACGGTCACCTGGCGCACGATGAGCACGATCCTCGCCCAGCGGGCCGCGGGCACGACCCCGAACAAGGCCGGCGCGTGCCCGACCAACAAGGGGCGCATCGCCTGCGTCGACCTGACCAGGCAGCTGAGCTGGATCCAGGACGGGGCGAAGCTGACGTACGGGCCGGTGCCGGTGCGGACCGGGCGGGACGGCGCGGAGACCCGGACCGGCGCGAAGCGGATCTACTACCGCAGCGCCAACCACTGGTCGACGCTCTACAAGGTGTGGATGCCGCACTCGCAGTTCTTCGACGGCGGGCAGGCGTTCCACTCGGTCACCAAGAGCATGTACAACCCGCCGGGCTCCGCGGGCTGCGTCAATATGCGGCCGGCGGACGCCAAGGCGTACTGGAACCTGCTCCGGAACGGGGACGACGTGCACGTCTACGGCCGCAAGCCCGGCACCTGA
- a CDS encoding MFS transporter: MPSASTGAPTTVGALSSPSPEPTPPRLAPGVPGYRRMSLALFAAGVAAFALLYSTQALLPAVSGEFGVTASAASWTVSAATGALALCVLPLSALSERFGRVRLMTVSLVVATALGLLVPFAPGPEWLVALRAVQGAALAGIPASAMAYLAEEVRPKALIAAIGLFVAGNSIGGMSGRIVTGWVAQLWGWRAALAAVGLMAVVCTVAFRLLLPKARHFTPGSLNPGALARTVRGHLSDPLLMRLYGIGALFMTVFGAVYTVIGYRLADDPFGLPQGVVGSVFLVYLVGTVSSAAAGRLVGRLGRRGALYLAVGTTAAGLLLSLADSLTAVLPGLVLITAGFFAGHAVASSSVSRTATTGRAQASALYQSAYYLGSSAGGTLGAVAFHSGGWAGTVLLGLLAVLGVVSITLYGSYAARARARRPVLSAAAARH; encoded by the coding sequence ATGCCTTCCGCCAGTACCGGGGCGCCCACCACCGTGGGTGCCCTCTCCTCGCCGTCCCCCGAACCCACCCCGCCCCGGCTCGCCCCCGGGGTCCCCGGCTACCGGCGGATGAGCCTCGCGCTCTTCGCCGCGGGCGTCGCCGCCTTCGCCCTCCTCTACTCCACCCAGGCCCTGCTGCCCGCGGTGTCCGGCGAGTTCGGCGTGACCGCGAGCGCGGCCAGCTGGACCGTCTCCGCGGCCACCGGGGCGCTCGCCCTGTGCGTACTGCCGCTCAGCGCGCTGTCCGAGCGGTTCGGCCGGGTGCGGCTGATGACGGTGTCCCTGGTGGTGGCGACGGCCCTCGGGCTGCTGGTGCCGTTCGCACCCGGCCCGGAGTGGCTGGTGGCGCTGCGTGCGGTGCAGGGCGCGGCGCTGGCGGGCATCCCCGCCTCGGCGATGGCGTACCTGGCGGAGGAGGTGCGCCCGAAGGCTCTGATCGCGGCGATCGGGCTGTTCGTGGCGGGCAACAGCATCGGCGGGATGAGCGGCCGGATCGTGACCGGCTGGGTCGCGCAGCTGTGGGGCTGGCGGGCGGCGCTCGCCGCGGTCGGGCTGATGGCGGTGGTCTGCACCGTGGCGTTCCGGCTGCTGCTGCCGAAGGCGCGGCACTTCACGCCCGGTTCGCTGAACCCGGGCGCGCTGGCGCGCACCGTCCGCGGCCATCTGTCGGACCCGCTGCTGATGCGGCTGTACGGGATCGGCGCGCTGTTCATGACGGTCTTCGGCGCGGTCTACACCGTGATCGGCTACCGACTCGCGGACGACCCGTTCGGCCTGCCCCAGGGGGTCGTCGGCTCCGTCTTCCTGGTCTATCTGGTCGGTACGGTCTCGTCGGCCGCGGCGGGCCGCCTGGTGGGGAGGCTCGGCAGGCGCGGTGCGCTGTACCTGGCGGTGGGCACGACGGCGGCGGGTCTGCTGCTGTCGCTCGCCGACTCGCTGACCGCGGTGCTGCCGGGCCTGGTGCTGATCACGGCGGGCTTCTTCGCGGGGCACGCGGTGGCCTCCTCCTCGGTCAGCCGGACCGCGACGACGGGCCGCGCGCAGGCCTCGGCCCTGTACCAGTCCGCGTACTACCTGGGCAGCAGCGCGGGCGGCACGCTCGGAGCGGTCGCCTTCCACTCCGGCGGCTGGGCGGGCACGGTCCTGCTGGGGCTGCTCGCGGTGCTCGGGGTCGTCTCGATCACGCTGTACGGGTCGTACGCGGCGCGGGCGCGGGCACGCCGTCCCGTGCTCTCCGCGGCGGCAGCGCGCCACTGA
- a CDS encoding LysR family transcriptional regulator — MVHERSSPARLSPSSYEEDMRLLLAPRLAYFAGVARHEHVTRAAQELGVPQSTLSRAMVRLEQDLGVALFTRKGRTVSLTAAGRDFLASVERALGEVERAAESVRADADPSGGKVAFGFLHTMGSETVPELIRAFRVDHPRVRFTLVQNYGEAMIERLRAGELDLCLTSPVPDAPDLVARRLDEQRLRLVVPDDHRLAGRKRIRLAEAADETFVTLEPGYGLRRITDALCAEAGFSPRVAFEGEEAETLRGLVAAGLGVALLPPPAVPRPGVVELTVTAPRAIREVGVAWLDGHPDTPPVAAFKKFLLSRRGNLLPD, encoded by the coding sequence ATGGTGCATGAACGCAGCTCACCGGCCCGCCTGTCACCGAGCAGTTACGAAGAAGACATGCGGCTGCTGCTCGCGCCCCGACTCGCGTACTTCGCCGGGGTCGCCCGCCACGAGCATGTCACCAGGGCCGCACAGGAGCTCGGCGTGCCCCAGTCGACGCTCTCCCGCGCCATGGTCCGTCTCGAACAGGACCTGGGCGTGGCGCTGTTCACGCGCAAGGGCCGCACCGTGTCGCTGACAGCCGCGGGCCGCGACTTCCTGGCCTCGGTGGAGCGGGCCCTCGGCGAGGTCGAGCGGGCGGCGGAGTCGGTACGCGCGGACGCCGACCCGTCCGGGGGCAAGGTCGCCTTCGGCTTCCTGCACACCATGGGCTCCGAGACCGTGCCCGAGCTGATCCGGGCGTTCCGCGTCGACCACCCCCGGGTCCGCTTCACGCTGGTCCAGAACTACGGCGAGGCCATGATCGAGCGGCTCCGGGCCGGCGAGCTCGACCTCTGCCTCACCTCGCCGGTCCCGGACGCGCCGGACCTGGTCGCCCGGCGCCTCGACGAGCAGCGGCTGCGGCTCGTCGTCCCCGACGACCACCGGCTCGCCGGCCGCAAGCGCATCCGGCTGGCCGAGGCCGCGGACGAGACCTTCGTGACCCTCGAACCCGGCTACGGGCTGCGTCGCATCACCGACGCGCTGTGCGCCGAGGCGGGCTTCTCGCCGCGCGTCGCCTTCGAGGGCGAGGAGGCGGAGACGCTCCGCGGCCTGGTCGCCGCCGGCCTCGGCGTGGCGCTGCTGCCCCCGCCGGCGGTGCCGCGCCCCGGGGTGGTCGAACTGACGGTGACGGCACCGCGGGCGATCCGGGAGGTGGGGGTGGCGTGGCTGGACGGGCACCCGGACACCCCGCCGGTGGCGGCGTTCAAGAAGTTCCTGCTGTCGCGCCGGGGGAACCTGCTCCCGGACTGA